Proteins encoded within one genomic window of Setaria italica strain Yugu1 chromosome IV, Setaria_italica_v2.0, whole genome shotgun sequence:
- the LOC101766492 gene encoding protein transport protein SEC23 isoform X1, which produces MSEFLDLEAQDGIRMPWNVIPGTKQEALNCVIPVSAIYTPLKSIPDIPVLPYSPLRCRMCRSVLNPFSIVDYVAKIWVCPFCFQRNQFPQHYSLISENNLPAELFPQYTTVEYLSSMETGPIVPPVFIFVVDTCMIEEEIGYLKSALAQAVELLPDNSLVGFITFGTYVQVHELGFGLLPKSYVFKGTKEVTKEQILDQMCFFAGKQKPTTGVIAGTRDGLSSESIARFLLPASECEFVLNSVIEEMQKDPWPVPVDQRASRCTGVALSVAANLIGVCVPGSGARIMAFVGGPSTEGPGSIVSKSLSEPIRSHKDLDKDSAPLYDKAIKFYDQIAKQLVHQGHVLDLFACAVDQVGVAEMKVAIEKTGGVVVLAESFGHSVFKDSLLRIFQSADDNLGLSFNGILEINCSKDVKVQGIIGPCTSLEKKSPLSSDTVIGQGNTSAWKMCGLDRKTSLCFVYDIAKKDGPDSIGQSTSNQFYFQFLTYYQHNEGQMRLRSTTISRRWVSGVDNVEELVAGFDQEAAAAVMARLVSFKMETEVDFDPVRWLDRALIRICSKFGDYQKETPSSFSLSPRLSIFPQFIFNLRRSQFVQVDCSSLFIKQCFEYERFTYLDINYLFLVQVFNNSPDETAYFRMMMDRENVANALVMIQPSLISYLFQSGPEPVLLDATAVASDKILLLDSYFTVVIFHGITIAQWRNAGYQDQEGHEAFAQLLKAPHEEAGSIIKERFPVPRLVVCDQYGSQARFLLAKLNPSVTYNSDNPSPGGDVIFTDDVSFEVFMDHLQRLAVQ; this is translated from the exons ATGTCTGAGTTCCTTGACCTAGAGGCACAAGACGGGATAAGGATGCCCTGGAATGTTATTCCAGGCACAAAGCAGGAGGCTTTGAACTGTGTAATTCCTGTTTCCGCTATCTATACACCTCTGAAGTCAATTCCTGATATCCCGGTTCTCCCGTATTCACCCCTTCGCTGTCGCATGTGTCGTTCCGTCCTCAATCCTTTCTCCATTGTTGACTATGTTGCTAAGATCTGGGTCTGTCCATTCTGCTTTCAACGCAATCAATTCCCTCAACACTACTCCTTGATCTCAGAAAATAATCTTCCCGCAGAACTCTTTCCTCAGTATACCACTGTTGAGTACTTATCATCAATGGAAACTGGTCCTATAGTGCCACCGGTTTTCATTTTTGTTGTAGATACTTGCATGATTGAAGAAGAAATTGGTTATCTGAAGTCTGCACTGGCACAAGCTGTTGAGCTATTGCCAGATAATTCCCTTGTTGGATTCATTACTTTTGGAACATATGTGCAG GTTCATGAGTTGGGTTTTGGCTTGTTGCCAAAATCATATGTGTTCAAGGGAACAAAGGAGGTCACCAAGGAACAAATATTGGACCAAATGTGCTTCTTTGCAGGGAAGCAAAAGCCCACCACTGGGGTGATTGCTGGTACCAGAGATGGTCTTTCATCTGAGAGCATTGCTAGGTTCCTGCTGCCTGCTTCTGAATGCGAGTTTGTGTTGAACTCA GTTATAGAAGAAATGCAAAAGGACCCTTGGCCTGTTCCAGTTGATCAGCGGGCATCAAGGTGCACTGGAGTTGCCTTAAGTGTTGCAGCCAATCTCATTGGGGTTTGTGTCCCTGGATCAGGTGCTAGGATAATGGCATTTGTTGGTGGTCCATCTACAGAGGGACCTGGTTCT ATTGTATCCAAATCCTTATCAGAGCCAATTCGCTCACACAAGGACCTTGATAAAGACTCGGCACCACTTTATGACAAAGCTATTAAGTTCTATGATCAAATAGCAAAGCAGCTTGTTCACCAAGGGCATGTTCTGGATTTGTTTGCCTGTGCAGTCGACCAG GTAGGAGTTGCTGAAATGAAGGTTGCAATTGAGAAGACTGGAGGAGTAGTTGTGCTTGCTGAAAGTTTTGGTCATTCTGTTTTTAAGGACTCACTTCTCCGCATTTTTCAATCAGCAGACGACAACCTTGGTCTATCATTCAA TGGTATCCTGGAGATTAACTGTTCAAAGGATGTAAAGGTTCAAGGCATCATTGGACCTTGTACTTCCCTGGAGAAG AAAAGTCCTTTGTCTTCAGACACTGTTATTGGTCAAGGAAACACTAGCGCTTGGAAGATGTGCGGTCTTGACAGAAAAACATCACTTTGCTTTGTATATGATATTGCAAAAAAAGATGGCCCAGATTCAATTGGTCAATCAACAAGCAATCAGTTTTACTTTCAATTCTTAACCTA CTATCAGCACAATGAGGGTCAGATGAGATTAAGGTCAACCACAATATCCAGAAGATGGGTCTCTGGCGTGGATAATGTCGAG GAGCTAGTAGCTGGCTTTGATcaagaagctgctgctgcagtcATGGCTCGCTTGGTGTCATTTAAGATGGAAACTGag GTTGATTTTGACCCAGTAAGATGGCTTGATCGAGCTTTGATACGTATATGTTCTAAATTTGGAGACTATCAGAAGGAAACACCCTCATCATTCAGTTTATCCCCACGTCTATCAATATTTCCTCAGTTTATTTTTAATTTGAGGCGTTCTCAATTTGTTCAGGTAGACTGTTCATCTTTATTCATTAAACAATGCTTTGAATATGAAAGGTTTACATATCTGGATATTAATTATTTATTTCTTGTGCAGGTTTTTAATAACAGTCCTGATGAAACTGCATATTTTAGGATGATGATGGACAGAGAGAATGTAGCCAATGCACTTGTGATGATTCAGCCTTCACTTATATCCTATTTATTTCAGTCAGGGCCAGAGCCAGTTCTCTTGGATGCAACTGCAGTTGCTTCTGACAAGATCCTTTTGTTGGATTCTTATTTTACTGTTGTCATATTCCATGGGATAACCATTGCACAGTGGCGAAATGCTGGTTATCAAGATCAAGAAGGTCACGAG GCATTTGCCCAGTTGTTAAAAGCTCCACACGAGGAAGCTGGTTCAATAATAAAGGAGCGGTTTCCTGTACCCCGTTTGGTAGTCTGTGATCAATATGGATCTCag
- the LOC101766492 gene encoding protein transport protein SEC23 isoform X2, translating into MSEFLDLEAQDGIRMPWNVIPGTKQEALNCVIPVSAIYTPLKSIPDIPVLPYSPLRCRMCRSVLNPFSIVDYVAKIWVCPFCFQRNQFPQHYSLISENNLPAELFPQYTTVEYLSSMETGPIVPPVFIFVVDTCMIEEEIGYLKSALAQAVELLPDNSLVGFITFGTYVQVHELGFGLLPKSYVFKGTKEVTKEQILDQMCFFAGKQKPTTGVIAGTRDGLSSESIARFLLPASECEFVLNSVIEEMQKDPWPVPVDQRASRCTGVALSVAANLIGVCVPGSGARIMAFVGGPSTEGPGSIVSKSLSEPIRSHKDLDKDSAPLYDKAIKFYDQIAKQLVHQGHVLDLFACAVDQVGVAEMKVAIEKTGGVVVLAESFGHSVFKDSLLRIFQSADDNLGLSFNGILEINCSKDVKVQGIIGPCTSLEKKSPLSSDTVIGQGNTSAWKMCGLDRKTSLCFVYDIAKKDGPDSIGQSTSNQFYFQFLTYYQHNEGQMRLRSTTISRRWVSGVDNVEELVAGFDQEAAAAVMARLVSFKMETEVDFDPVRWLDRALIRICSKFGDYQKETPSSFSLSPRLSIFPQFIFNLRRSQFVQVFNNSPDETAYFRMMMDRENVANALVMIQPSLISYLFQSGPEPVLLDATAVASDKILLLDSYFTVVIFHGITIAQWRNAGYQDQEGHEAFAQLLKAPHEEAGSIIKERFPVPRLVVCDQYGSQARFLLAKLNPSVTYNSDNPSPGGDVIFTDDVSFEVFMDHLQRLAVQ; encoded by the exons ATGTCTGAGTTCCTTGACCTAGAGGCACAAGACGGGATAAGGATGCCCTGGAATGTTATTCCAGGCACAAAGCAGGAGGCTTTGAACTGTGTAATTCCTGTTTCCGCTATCTATACACCTCTGAAGTCAATTCCTGATATCCCGGTTCTCCCGTATTCACCCCTTCGCTGTCGCATGTGTCGTTCCGTCCTCAATCCTTTCTCCATTGTTGACTATGTTGCTAAGATCTGGGTCTGTCCATTCTGCTTTCAACGCAATCAATTCCCTCAACACTACTCCTTGATCTCAGAAAATAATCTTCCCGCAGAACTCTTTCCTCAGTATACCACTGTTGAGTACTTATCATCAATGGAAACTGGTCCTATAGTGCCACCGGTTTTCATTTTTGTTGTAGATACTTGCATGATTGAAGAAGAAATTGGTTATCTGAAGTCTGCACTGGCACAAGCTGTTGAGCTATTGCCAGATAATTCCCTTGTTGGATTCATTACTTTTGGAACATATGTGCAG GTTCATGAGTTGGGTTTTGGCTTGTTGCCAAAATCATATGTGTTCAAGGGAACAAAGGAGGTCACCAAGGAACAAATATTGGACCAAATGTGCTTCTTTGCAGGGAAGCAAAAGCCCACCACTGGGGTGATTGCTGGTACCAGAGATGGTCTTTCATCTGAGAGCATTGCTAGGTTCCTGCTGCCTGCTTCTGAATGCGAGTTTGTGTTGAACTCA GTTATAGAAGAAATGCAAAAGGACCCTTGGCCTGTTCCAGTTGATCAGCGGGCATCAAGGTGCACTGGAGTTGCCTTAAGTGTTGCAGCCAATCTCATTGGGGTTTGTGTCCCTGGATCAGGTGCTAGGATAATGGCATTTGTTGGTGGTCCATCTACAGAGGGACCTGGTTCT ATTGTATCCAAATCCTTATCAGAGCCAATTCGCTCACACAAGGACCTTGATAAAGACTCGGCACCACTTTATGACAAAGCTATTAAGTTCTATGATCAAATAGCAAAGCAGCTTGTTCACCAAGGGCATGTTCTGGATTTGTTTGCCTGTGCAGTCGACCAG GTAGGAGTTGCTGAAATGAAGGTTGCAATTGAGAAGACTGGAGGAGTAGTTGTGCTTGCTGAAAGTTTTGGTCATTCTGTTTTTAAGGACTCACTTCTCCGCATTTTTCAATCAGCAGACGACAACCTTGGTCTATCATTCAA TGGTATCCTGGAGATTAACTGTTCAAAGGATGTAAAGGTTCAAGGCATCATTGGACCTTGTACTTCCCTGGAGAAG AAAAGTCCTTTGTCTTCAGACACTGTTATTGGTCAAGGAAACACTAGCGCTTGGAAGATGTGCGGTCTTGACAGAAAAACATCACTTTGCTTTGTATATGATATTGCAAAAAAAGATGGCCCAGATTCAATTGGTCAATCAACAAGCAATCAGTTTTACTTTCAATTCTTAACCTA CTATCAGCACAATGAGGGTCAGATGAGATTAAGGTCAACCACAATATCCAGAAGATGGGTCTCTGGCGTGGATAATGTCGAG GAGCTAGTAGCTGGCTTTGATcaagaagctgctgctgcagtcATGGCTCGCTTGGTGTCATTTAAGATGGAAACTGag GTTGATTTTGACCCAGTAAGATGGCTTGATCGAGCTTTGATACGTATATGTTCTAAATTTGGAGACTATCAGAAGGAAACACCCTCATCATTCAGTTTATCCCCACGTCTATCAATATTTCCTCAGTTTATTTTTAATTTGAGGCGTTCTCAATTTGTTCAG GTTTTTAATAACAGTCCTGATGAAACTGCATATTTTAGGATGATGATGGACAGAGAGAATGTAGCCAATGCACTTGTGATGATTCAGCCTTCACTTATATCCTATTTATTTCAGTCAGGGCCAGAGCCAGTTCTCTTGGATGCAACTGCAGTTGCTTCTGACAAGATCCTTTTGTTGGATTCTTATTTTACTGTTGTCATATTCCATGGGATAACCATTGCACAGTGGCGAAATGCTGGTTATCAAGATCAAGAAGGTCACGAG GCATTTGCCCAGTTGTTAAAAGCTCCACACGAGGAAGCTGGTTCAATAATAAAGGAGCGGTTTCCTGTACCCCGTTTGGTAGTCTGTGATCAATATGGATCTCag